One Nocardia farcinica genomic region harbors:
- a CDS encoding IclR family transcriptional regulator has protein sequence MEPSGVQTVSRALSVLDCFRGGDSRGVSEVARAQGIPVSTAHRLLTALVRAGFLEKDPASSRYRIGRALAEYGQIAYRQHRIYLAEPLLEQLAGTTGASASIATRHDIHAVLLGTSRWRESDGHRLQGVRLPLHASALGKALLAWSDVGDADLRALPYDEGTERSVTGPAELRAELSLTRERGYAYNDEELDPGFRTIGLPIPDPDGGCRFALGLRGPTTLMIPERVPFFVELAKVTARDIAAAFATP, from the coding sequence GTGGAACCCTCCGGTGTGCAGACCGTCTCCCGCGCCCTGTCGGTCCTGGACTGCTTCCGCGGCGGCGACTCCCGCGGCGTCTCGGAAGTGGCTCGCGCGCAAGGCATCCCGGTCAGCACCGCGCACCGCCTGCTGACCGCCCTGGTGCGTGCCGGCTTCCTGGAGAAGGACCCGGCCTCCAGCCGCTACCGGATCGGCCGGGCACTGGCCGAGTACGGGCAGATCGCCTACCGGCAGCACCGGATCTACCTGGCCGAACCGCTGCTCGAACAACTCGCGGGCACCACCGGCGCCAGCGCCTCCATCGCCACCCGCCACGACATCCACGCGGTGCTGCTCGGCACCAGCCGCTGGCGCGAATCCGACGGGCACCGGCTCCAGGGCGTGCGCCTGCCCCTGCACGCCAGCGCACTCGGCAAGGCGCTGCTGGCCTGGTCGGACGTCGGCGACGCGGACCTGCGCGCCCTCCCCTACGACGAGGGCACCGAACGGTCGGTCACCGGACCGGCGGAACTACGCGCCGAACTCTCCCTGACCCGCGAGCGCGGCTACGCCTACAACGACGAGGAACTCGACCCCGGCTTCCGCACGATCGGCTTGCCGATCCCCGACCCGGACGGCGGCTGCCGCTTCGCGCTCGGCCTGCGCGGACCGACCACCCTGATGATCCCCGAACGCGTGCCGTTCTTCGTGGAGCTGGCCAAGGTGACCGCCCGCGACATCGCCGCGGCCTTCGCCACCCCCTGA
- a CDS encoding FAD-binding dehydrogenase: MTMTNCSPEFARQADVIVVGAGLAGLVAAHELALAGRTVHLLDQENRNNLGGQAFWSLGGLFLVDTPEQRRLGIKDSYELALQDWLGSAGFDRDDEDHWARQWAQAYVRFAATEKRDYLRDLGLRVTPLVGWAERGGGLADGHGNSVPRFHLTWGTGPEVVRVFAEPVLDAERRGLVGFSFRHRVDELIVEDGAVVGVRGSVLEDTDLARGRASSRTVVDEFEFRAKAVVVTSGGIGHNHEMIRRNWPTERLGRCPQTLISGVPAHVDGRMLAISEAAGGAIVNRDRMWHYTEGIHNWDPVWPDHAIRIIPGPSSMWFDATGKRLPAPCFPGFDTNATMKAILAAGYDYSWFVLTQAIIEKEFALSGSEQNPDITGKDIKLTLKSRVAKGAPGPVEAFKQHGVDFVVADTLAELVQGMNKIARGPQLDLAELERQIVARDREIDNKFSKDAQLMAITNARQSFADKAGRVAKPHRILDPKAGPLIAVRLNILTRKTLGGLQTNLDSQVMRPDGTPLPGLYAAGEVAGFGGGGVHGYNALEGTFLGGCIFSGRAAGRALARSLA, translated from the coding sequence ATGACGATGACCAACTGCAGTCCCGAGTTCGCGCGCCAGGCCGACGTGATCGTCGTCGGCGCGGGTCTGGCCGGGCTGGTGGCGGCCCACGAGCTGGCCCTGGCCGGACGCACGGTGCACCTGCTCGATCAGGAGAACCGCAACAACCTGGGCGGACAGGCCTTCTGGTCGTTGGGTGGGCTGTTCCTGGTCGACACCCCCGAGCAGCGGCGGCTGGGCATCAAGGACTCCTACGAACTGGCGCTCCAGGACTGGCTGGGCTCGGCCGGGTTCGACCGCGACGACGAGGACCATTGGGCGCGGCAGTGGGCCCAGGCCTACGTCCGCTTCGCCGCCACCGAGAAGCGGGACTACCTGCGCGATCTCGGCCTGCGGGTGACGCCGCTGGTCGGCTGGGCCGAGCGCGGCGGGGGACTGGCCGACGGGCACGGCAACTCGGTGCCGCGGTTCCACCTGACCTGGGGCACCGGGCCCGAGGTGGTGCGGGTGTTCGCCGAACCGGTGCTCGACGCCGAGCGCCGCGGGTTGGTGGGCTTCAGTTTCCGGCACCGGGTGGACGAATTGATCGTCGAGGACGGCGCGGTCGTCGGGGTGCGCGGCAGCGTGCTCGAGGACACCGATCTCGCGCGTGGTCGGGCGTCGTCGCGCACGGTGGTGGACGAGTTCGAGTTCCGCGCCAAGGCGGTGGTGGTCACCTCCGGCGGCATCGGCCACAACCACGAGATGATCCGGCGCAACTGGCCCACCGAGCGCCTGGGCCGCTGCCCGCAGACCCTGATCTCCGGCGTGCCCGCACACGTGGACGGGCGCATGCTGGCCATCTCCGAGGCCGCCGGCGGCGCGATCGTCAACCGGGACCGCATGTGGCACTACACCGAGGGCATCCACAACTGGGATCCGGTCTGGCCCGACCACGCGATCCGCATCATTCCCGGCCCCTCCTCGATGTGGTTCGACGCCACCGGAAAGCGGCTGCCCGCACCGTGTTTCCCCGGTTTCGACACCAATGCCACGATGAAGGCGATCCTGGCCGCGGGCTACGACTACTCGTGGTTCGTGCTCACCCAGGCGATCATCGAGAAGGAGTTCGCGCTCTCGGGGTCGGAACAGAACCCCGACATCACGGGCAAGGACATCAAGCTCACCCTCAAGAGCCGGGTGGCCAAGGGCGCACCGGGGCCGGTGGAGGCGTTCAAGCAGCACGGCGTGGATTTCGTCGTCGCGGACACGCTGGCCGAGCTGGTGCAGGGCATGAACAAGATCGCCCGGGGCCCGCAGCTCGACCTCGCCGAACTCGAACGCCAGATCGTCGCGCGCGACCGGGAGATCGACAACAAGTTCAGCAAGGACGCCCAGTTGATGGCGATCACCAACGCCCGCCAGTCCTTCGCCGACAAGGCGGGCCGGGTCGCCAAGCCGCACCGCATCCTGGATCCGAAGGCGGGCCCGCTGATCGCGGTGCGCCTGAACATCCTCACCCGCAAGACTCTGGGCGGCCTGCAGACCAACCTGGACTCGCAGGTGATGCGGCCCGACGGCACACCCCTGCCCGGTCTCTACGCCGCGGGCGAGGTCGCCGGGTTCGGCGGCGGTGGCGTGCACGGGTACAACGCCCTCGAGGGCACCTTCCTCGGCGGCTGCATCTTCTCCGGCCGCGCCGCGGGCCGAGCCCTGGCGAGGTCACTCGCCTGA
- a CDS encoding TetR/AcrR family transcriptional regulator yields the protein MASHAAAKAPSRRRVHTRNRLLAAAYEVFAAEGFGRATVEKVCERAGFTRGAFYSNFTSLDELFLAMWEQRSAELLTDVRAALDEISVDGVTDVRAAVDGLLRAVPLDDAWFRITAEFTAHALRTPALRRVMAAREEAIVAALMPTVVAALARAGRTVADPVALGQALVAVHDGTAAQVLMEPDNAAVHRRRAELFCHVVLAYSTPNGG from the coding sequence GTGGCATCGCACGCGGCGGCCAAGGCGCCGAGCAGGCGTCGGGTGCACACGCGCAATCGGTTGCTCGCCGCCGCCTACGAGGTGTTCGCCGCGGAGGGCTTCGGCCGGGCCACCGTCGAAAAAGTTTGTGAGCGAGCCGGATTCACGCGCGGCGCGTTCTATTCGAACTTCACCTCGCTCGACGAGCTGTTCCTGGCGATGTGGGAGCAGCGTTCGGCGGAGCTGCTGACAGACGTGCGCGCGGCGCTGGACGAGATCTCCGTCGACGGCGTGACCGATGTCCGGGCCGCGGTCGACGGCCTGCTGCGCGCGGTGCCGCTCGACGACGCCTGGTTCCGGATCACCGCCGAATTCACCGCGCACGCGCTGCGCACCCCGGCCCTGCGCCGGGTGATGGCCGCGCGCGAGGAGGCGATCGTGGCGGCGCTGATGCCCACCGTCGTCGCGGCGCTGGCGCGCGCGGGCCGCACCGTCGCCGACCCGGTGGCGCTCGGTCAGGCGCTGGTCGCGGTGCACGACGGCACCGCGGCGCAGGTGCTCATGGAGCCGGACAACGCCGCCGTGCACCGGCGGCGCGCCGAGCTGTTCTGTCACGTGGTGCTGGCCTACAGCACGCCCAACGGAGGATGA
- a CDS encoding TetR/AcrR family transcriptional regulator, with amino-acid sequence MRPPTTQRESLSDSEFADRHRAVREAVLTSPRGRLIAAIVDCVETKGYPATTLSDIVARARVSRSTFYEHFANKEHCFVEAVHAGIDILAARINGELAQLPRDADPRAKIASVITTFCETVAAEPGFARLVLVEAFRVERAAEAVRNRAVDRFTDLYRHFHAVARAGDPSVPPVSAELISLIPDAVGERTRRLILTDGPEAVPRSAPLFIAFTTTVLGLD; translated from the coding sequence ATGCGCCCACCGACAACGCAACGGGAGTCGTTGTCCGACAGCGAGTTCGCCGATCGTCACCGCGCGGTCCGGGAGGCCGTCCTCACCTCACCGCGCGGCAGGCTGATCGCCGCGATCGTCGACTGTGTCGAAACCAAGGGCTATCCGGCGACCACGCTCAGCGACATCGTCGCCCGGGCGCGGGTGTCGCGCAGCACCTTCTATGAACATTTCGCCAACAAGGAACACTGCTTCGTCGAGGCCGTGCACGCGGGCATCGACATCCTGGCCGCCCGGATCAACGGGGAGCTGGCGCAGCTGCCCCGCGACGCCGACCCGCGCGCCAAGATCGCCTCGGTGATCACCACGTTCTGCGAAACCGTCGCCGCCGAGCCGGGGTTCGCCCGGCTGGTGCTGGTCGAGGCGTTCCGCGTCGAACGGGCCGCCGAGGCGGTGCGCAACCGGGCCGTCGACCGGTTCACCGACCTCTACCGGCACTTCCACGCGGTGGCCAGGGCGGGCGACCCCTCGGTGCCACCGGTCTCGGCAGAGCTGATCTCGCTGATCCCGGACGCGGTCGGCGAACGCACCCGCAGGCTGATCCTCACCGACGGACCCGAGGCGGTGCCCCGATCGGCACCGCTGTTCATCGCGTTCACCACCACCGTGCTCGGCCTGGACTGA
- a CDS encoding DUF72 domain-containing protein gives MRLHVGCAMWTHPAWQDRQVPSAQRLRWYAERCDAVEGNTTFYASPSPGTVRSWAQQTGPDFRFVAKLPRTITHERRLTGADAELRAFLDVLAPLGPRLHTVWIQLPASFGPTDLGALAAFLRTLPAGPCRAVEVRHRAFFDDERAAAALERVLGRAGAEWTIFDTTVLFGAPPRGPAEEEAWAKKPRVPRRTRALTAHPMVRYHGRDDPAETVAGWQPWLPVVAGWLREGRSPTVFVHTPDNAGALDLARRFHTEVRALVPELDPLPEPVDSEPMTLF, from the coding sequence ATGCGGCTTCACGTGGGATGTGCGATGTGGACGCATCCGGCGTGGCAGGACCGGCAGGTGCCCTCGGCCCAGCGGCTGCGGTGGTACGCCGAGCGCTGCGACGCCGTCGAGGGCAACACCACCTTCTACGCGAGCCCGTCGCCGGGCACCGTGCGCTCCTGGGCACAGCAGACCGGCCCGGACTTCCGGTTCGTGGCCAAGCTGCCGCGCACGATCACCCACGAGCGCAGGCTGACCGGCGCCGACGCGGAGCTGCGCGCGTTCCTCGATGTGCTGGCGCCGCTCGGGCCGCGCCTGCACACGGTGTGGATTCAGTTGCCCGCGTCGTTCGGGCCCACCGATCTCGGTGCGCTGGCCGCGTTCCTGCGCACGCTCCCGGCCGGTCCGTGCCGCGCGGTCGAGGTGCGCCATCGCGCCTTCTTCGACGACGAACGCGCCGCGGCGGCGCTCGAGCGGGTGCTCGGCCGGGCGGGCGCGGAGTGGACGATCTTCGACACCACCGTCCTGTTCGGCGCACCGCCGCGCGGCCCGGCCGAGGAGGAGGCGTGGGCGAAGAAGCCGCGGGTGCCCCGGCGCACCCGGGCACTGACCGCGCATCCGATGGTGCGCTACCACGGCCGCGACGATCCCGCCGAGACCGTGGCGGGCTGGCAGCCGTGGCTGCCGGTCGTGGCGGGCTGGCTGCGCGAGGGCCGTTCACCGACGGTGTTCGTGCACACCCCCGACAACGCGGGCGCTCTCGACCTGGCCCGGCGCTTCCACACCGAGGTGCGCGCGCTCGTGCCGGAGTTGGACCCGCTGCCCGAACCGGTCGACTCCGAGCCCATGACGCTGTTCTGA
- a CDS encoding Rv3235 family protein: MSEGRKALSRAPQGEPPFRSAGAPVRAGRPAPRRSGARSGAGIQRTLRAVHAAERAAAADGATRFAERAVRMALEVLDRRRPVGQLAGLADPTVLAAVRTLVSADLVPGRALGSAVHLRVRLRLLDTDTAEVWAGYDRGGRRFALAARVARTRATGWRLTALRVR, from the coding sequence ATGAGCGAGGGACGGAAGGCGTTGTCGCGCGCGCCGCAGGGGGAGCCGCCATTTCGGAGTGCCGGCGCACCCGTACGGGCCGGCAGGCCGGCGCCGCGGCGCTCGGGTGCGCGCTCCGGCGCCGGGATCCAGCGGACGCTGCGCGCGGTGCACGCCGCCGAACGCGCGGCGGCCGCCGACGGGGCGACCCGGTTCGCCGAGCGCGCGGTGCGGATGGCGCTCGAGGTGCTCGACCGCCGCAGACCGGTGGGGCAGCTGGCCGGACTCGCCGATCCCACCGTGCTGGCCGCCGTGCGGACGCTGGTGAGCGCGGATCTCGTGCCCGGCCGCGCGCTCGGCTCCGCGGTGCACCTCCGAGTGCGCTTGCGGCTGCTCGACACCGACACCGCGGAGGTCTGGGCCGGCTACGACCGCGGTGGGCGGCGCTTCGCCCTGGCCGCGCGGGTGGCCCGTACCCGCGCCACCGGCTGGCGGCTGACCGCGCTGCGCGTGCGCTGA
- a CDS encoding DUF1254 domain-containing protein: MREQRRPGGPALSRRTVLSAGAALAAFGATAACGRSERVTERPPSGEDPQTIVSDAYVFGCPLVLMDATRRVARASTPDNQFRHAAGLPTPRRRGPVRPNMDTLYSIAWLDLSAGPMVVQMPEVEPQRYWVLQLLDAWTNTVHNPGNLRPRVAAGAAPPYTYVVTGPGWTGELPPDLVVLPMPTPMVWLLGRIQVDGPEDVPAVRAIQERMRLVPLADWPAGRDPGPGRTDTGDGDVPPVQQVAAMDPAEFFERLCALMAVNPPAPADGPALARFAQLGIAPGGALTGISDDDLAEAVQAVRHTIEVYVDPGIRIDNGWLVDPNIGVYGDDYLRRASTAAKGLGANRPESAAYPTLFAAADDDGIPTRYRLTFAPGQAPPVDAFWSVTAYDGDGFLVPNDAEIYSVGHRIPVPPAPDGSLVLVIQHADPGPGVPAGSWLPIPDRGTFSLTLRLYAPRTEVLDGSWHPPPLVPVP, from the coding sequence ATGCGGGAGCAGCGGCGCCCCGGTGGTCCGGCGTTGTCGCGGCGGACCGTGTTGAGCGCGGGCGCCGCGCTGGCGGCGTTCGGCGCGACGGCGGCGTGTGGGCGATCCGAGCGCGTCACCGAGCGGCCGCCCTCGGGTGAGGACCCGCAGACCATCGTCTCCGACGCCTATGTCTTCGGTTGTCCGCTGGTGCTCATGGACGCGACCCGCCGGGTCGCGCGGGCGAGCACGCCGGACAACCAGTTCCGGCACGCGGCCGGACTGCCGACCCCGCGACGGCGCGGTCCGGTCCGGCCCAACATGGACACGCTGTACTCGATCGCCTGGCTCGACCTGTCCGCCGGACCGATGGTCGTGCAGATGCCCGAGGTGGAACCGCAGCGCTACTGGGTGCTGCAACTGCTCGACGCCTGGACCAACACCGTGCACAACCCCGGCAACCTGCGTCCCCGGGTGGCGGCGGGTGCGGCGCCGCCCTACACCTATGTGGTGACCGGTCCCGGCTGGACCGGTGAACTGCCCCCCGATCTGGTGGTGTTGCCGATGCCGACCCCGATGGTGTGGCTGCTCGGCCGCATCCAGGTCGACGGACCGGAGGACGTACCCGCGGTGCGGGCCATCCAGGAACGGATGCGGCTGGTCCCGCTGGCCGACTGGCCCGCGGGCCGCGACCCCGGTCCCGGGCGCACCGATACCGGCGACGGCGACGTGCCGCCGGTGCAGCAGGTGGCCGCGATGGACCCGGCGGAGTTCTTCGAGCGGTTGTGCGCGCTGATGGCGGTGAATCCGCCCGCCCCCGCCGACGGGCCCGCGCTGGCCCGGTTCGCGCAGCTGGGCATCGCCCCGGGCGGCGCGCTGACCGGGATCTCCGACGACGATCTGGCCGAGGCCGTGCAGGCGGTGCGGCACACCATCGAGGTCTACGTCGATCCGGGGATCCGGATCGACAACGGCTGGCTGGTCGACCCGAACATCGGCGTCTACGGCGACGACTACCTGCGCCGCGCCAGCACGGCCGCCAAGGGCCTCGGCGCCAACCGGCCGGAGAGTGCCGCCTATCCCACCCTGTTCGCCGCGGCCGACGACGACGGCATTCCGACCCGATACCGGCTCACCTTCGCGCCGGGCCAGGCGCCGCCGGTGGACGCCTTCTGGTCGGTGACCGCCTACGACGGCGACGGGTTCCTGGTGCCCAACGACGCGGAGATCTACTCGGTGGGCCATCGGATTCCGGTGCCGCCCGCGCCGGACGGATCGCTGGTGCTGGTGATCCAGCACGCGGACCCCGGTCCCGGCGTGCCCGCGGGCAGTTGGCTGCCGATCCCCGACCGCGGCACCTTCTCGCTGACCCTGCGCCTGTACGCGCCGAGAACCGAAGTGCTGGACGGTAGTTGGCACCCGCCGCCGCTGGTTCCCGTGCCCTGA